A window of the Haloarcula litorea genome harbors these coding sequences:
- a CDS encoding long-chain fatty acid--CoA ligase produces MPGGAPQTLRPFLSRAEQLYPETEIVSRTHEGVVRYDYGEYADRTAQLANALDEAGYGDGERLATFCWNHHRHFETYFGVSGMGAQLHTINPLLPDKHVQYIADDADDRLVFVDQSFLPKLEGAVDGDPDSFGSVDRYVVMGESVPETDLDAVAYESFVEGQPTSYDWPTVEEERPAGLCYTSGTTGQPKGVEYTQQMLWAHTMALQTPQALPLSDDDVAMPVVPMFHVNAWGLPFSATAGGAKHVYPGPQPEPADLARLIEEEGVTLTAGVPTVWLGLMEYVKEHDVDLSSLERLVVGGSAAPEAMIRFFDDRDVELVHAWGMTETAPVGSVAHVKADLRDADYETRLQKRTKQGLIVPGLEFRVVDDGGDPVPHDGESFGELLVRGPWVTTEYFARPDASEAEFTDGYLRTGDIVTVDEDGYLQIVDRAKDVIKSGGEWISSQELENELMAHDAVAEAAVIGVPHERWQERPLALVVPTDDADTDTLDETLRDYIGSEYPTWWVPDNVVVIDEVPKTATGKFDKKALREEYAEESLVEGRVPDDAAPE; encoded by the coding sequence ATGCCGGGAGGCGCACCACAGACGCTACGACCGTTCCTGTCCCGAGCCGAACAGCTGTACCCCGAGACGGAGATCGTCTCCCGCACCCACGAGGGGGTCGTCCGGTACGACTACGGCGAGTACGCCGACCGGACGGCGCAGTTGGCCAACGCACTGGACGAGGCGGGCTACGGCGACGGCGAGCGCCTGGCGACGTTCTGCTGGAACCACCACCGCCACTTCGAGACGTACTTCGGGGTCTCCGGGATGGGGGCACAGCTGCACACGATCAATCCCCTCCTGCCCGACAAGCACGTCCAGTACATCGCCGACGACGCCGACGACCGGCTGGTCTTCGTCGACCAGTCGTTCCTGCCGAAGCTGGAGGGCGCGGTCGACGGCGACCCGGACTCTTTCGGGAGCGTCGACCGGTACGTCGTGATGGGCGAGTCGGTCCCGGAGACGGACCTCGACGCCGTCGCCTACGAGTCGTTCGTCGAGGGCCAGCCGACGAGCTACGACTGGCCGACCGTCGAGGAGGAGCGGCCGGCGGGGCTCTGTTACACCTCCGGGACGACGGGGCAACCGAAGGGCGTCGAGTACACCCAGCAGATGCTCTGGGCGCACACGATGGCGCTGCAGACGCCCCAGGCCCTCCCGCTTTCGGACGACGACGTGGCGATGCCGGTCGTCCCGATGTTCCACGTCAACGCCTGGGGCCTGCCGTTCTCGGCGACGGCCGGCGGCGCGAAACACGTCTACCCCGGCCCACAGCCCGAGCCGGCGGACCTCGCGCGGCTCATCGAGGAGGAGGGCGTCACGCTCACCGCCGGCGTCCCGACGGTGTGGCTCGGCCTGATGGAGTACGTGAAAGAACACGACGTCGACCTCTCCTCGCTGGAGCGGCTGGTCGTCGGCGGGAGCGCCGCGCCGGAGGCGATGATCCGCTTCTTCGACGACCGCGACGTGGAACTGGTCCACGCCTGGGGGATGACGGAGACGGCTCCCGTCGGATCGGTCGCCCACGTCAAGGCCGACCTCCGGGACGCGGACTACGAGACCCGCCTCCAGAAACGGACGAAGCAGGGGCTGATCGTCCCGGGGCTGGAGTTCCGGGTGGTCGACGACGGGGGCGACCCGGTCCCCCACGACGGGGAGTCGTTCGGCGAACTCCTCGTCCGCGGGCCCTGGGTCACGACGGAGTACTTCGCCCGCCCCGACGCCAGCGAGGCGGAGTTCACCGACGGCTACCTCCGGACCGGCGACATCGTCACCGTCGACGAGGACGGCTACCTGCAGATCGTCGACCGTGCGAAAGACGTCATCAAGAGCGGCGGGGAGTGGATCTCCTCGCAGGAACTGGAGAACGAGCTGATGGCCCACGACGCCGTGGCGGAGGCGGCGGTCATCGGCGTCCCCCACGAGCGCTGGCAGGAGCGGCCGCTCGCGCTGGTCGTCCCGACCGACGACGCGGACACGGACACCCTCGACGAGACGCTGCGCGACTACATCGGCAGCGAGTACCCGACGTGGTGGGTCCCGGACAACGTCGTCGTCATCGACGAGGTGCCCAAGACCGCGACCGGGAAGTTCGACAAGAAGGCGCTGCGCGAGGAGTACGCCGAGGAGTCCCTCGTCGAGGGGCGGGTCCCCGACGACGCCGCGCCGGAGTGA
- a CDS encoding chemotaxis protein CheC: MSLMIDIRKLGLFNQMAKEGGNTVANHLSQMTGMETEMEITKINFIDIPDIKTHVGHEKQIGISIEMVEKPHGYILFLFNAQSAKELAQGMIGDMGETDPTAEGFTDMERSAIQEIGNIMTSGFIDGWANVLDTTIDISTPNFTFGPGSGMVDQLVGDRDNEMALMFDSRVHALDSDINVKVYTFPELEELVDLMQRIEV; this comes from the coding sequence ATGAGCCTGATGATCGACATTCGGAAGCTGGGGCTGTTCAATCAGATGGCCAAGGAGGGGGGCAACACCGTCGCCAACCACCTGAGTCAGATGACGGGGATGGAGACGGAGATGGAGATCACCAAGATCAACTTCATCGACATCCCGGACATCAAGACCCACGTCGGCCACGAGAAACAGATCGGGATCAGCATCGAGATGGTCGAGAAGCCCCACGGCTACATCCTCTTCCTGTTCAACGCCCAGAGCGCGAAGGAACTCGCTCAGGGGATGATCGGCGACATGGGCGAGACCGACCCCACCGCCGAGGGGTTCACGGATATGGAGCGGTCGGCAATCCAGGAGATCGGCAACATCATGACCAGCGGCTTCATCGACGGGTGGGCGAACGTCCTCGACACGACCATCGACATCTCGACGCCGAACTTCACGTTCGGTCCCGGCAGCGGGATGGTCGACCAGCTCGTCGGCGACCGGGACAACGAGATGGCGCTGATGTTCGACTCGCGCGTCCACGCGCTCGACTCCGACATCAACGTCAAGGTGTACACGTTCCCGGAGCTGGAGGAGCTCGTCGACCTGATGCAGCGGATCGAGGTGTGA
- a CDS encoding O-methyltransferase, whose protein sequence is MSEDPLPEVTEQFARTLAPDRDEVLEEMDAKADREGFPTVGPAVGGWLRLLARLTDAQRVFEFGSGFGYSAYWMAPALPADGWIVLTEVDADELEEAREFLSRGGYADRAAFEHGDAVEIVDDYDGPFDVVLIDNEKHRYAEAFEAVREKVPVGGVVAADNAIEAGPLEFDDVRALLAGEAVDANEMSEGIAAYLERVRDDPDFETGLLPLGEGVAVSVRVA, encoded by the coding sequence ATGAGCGAGGACCCGCTGCCAGAGGTCACCGAACAGTTCGCTCGGACGCTCGCGCCCGACCGGGACGAGGTACTGGAGGAGATGGACGCGAAGGCCGACCGCGAGGGGTTCCCGACGGTCGGGCCGGCCGTCGGCGGCTGGCTCCGCCTGCTCGCCCGGCTGACCGACGCACAACGGGTCTTCGAGTTCGGCTCGGGCTTCGGCTACTCCGCGTACTGGATGGCCCCGGCGCTGCCCGCGGACGGCTGGATCGTCCTCACGGAGGTCGACGCCGACGAGCTGGAGGAGGCCCGCGAGTTCCTCTCGCGGGGCGGCTACGCGGACCGCGCCGCCTTCGAACACGGCGACGCCGTCGAGATCGTCGACGACTACGACGGCCCCTTCGACGTGGTGCTGATCGACAACGAGAAACACCGCTACGCCGAGGCCTTCGAGGCAGTCCGCGAGAAGGTCCCCGTCGGCGGCGTCGTCGCGGCCGACAACGCCATCGAGGCGGGACCGCTGGAGTTCGACGACGTGCGCGCCCTGCTGGCCGGCGAGGCCGTCGACGCCAACGAGATGAGCGAGGGGATCGCCGCCTACCTCGAACGGGTTCGGGACGACCCCGACTTCGAGACCGGGCTGCTCCCGCTCGGCGAGGGCGTCGCGGTCAGCGTCCGGGTGGCGTGA
- a CDS encoding mechanosensitive ion channel family protein yields MTRPVGYLSLALAILCGATVVAVRRVGVGGEIDGVAVAAILATGLSLLAVAFATYGLYRLTLGAFDHRTPDKRRRHDAKNVFRLGFGVAGAVAALGVVTEQWVGLLFSLGVVGFAVTFALQQPLFSLIGWLYIMVKRPYQVGDRVAIEDSKGDVVEVSFLVTTLWEINGELVSSNQPSGRIITLPNSVVLSSHVKNFTREEFPFVWNELSVQVAYETDLDFATERMRTVADDYVGDEMAARIERYRERLSETPVELEVQDRPTVNLVQQESWVELRLRYLVHPRRGQRVRNELYRRILTAFNEEPERVKFPVGRNR; encoded by the coding sequence GTGACTCGGCCAGTCGGTTACCTCTCGCTCGCGCTGGCGATCCTCTGTGGTGCGACGGTCGTCGCCGTCCGGCGCGTCGGCGTGGGCGGCGAGATCGACGGCGTCGCCGTCGCGGCGATCCTGGCGACCGGGCTCTCGCTGCTCGCCGTGGCGTTCGCCACCTACGGGCTCTACCGCCTCACACTGGGGGCGTTCGACCACCGGACCCCGGACAAGCGCCGCCGCCACGACGCCAAGAACGTCTTCCGACTCGGGTTCGGTGTCGCGGGGGCAGTCGCGGCGCTCGGCGTCGTCACCGAGCAGTGGGTCGGGCTGCTGTTCTCGCTGGGGGTGGTCGGGTTCGCGGTGACCTTCGCGCTCCAGCAACCCCTGTTCTCGCTCATCGGCTGGCTGTACATTATGGTCAAGCGGCCCTACCAGGTCGGGGACCGCGTCGCCATCGAGGACTCGAAGGGCGACGTCGTCGAGGTGTCATTCCTCGTGACGACGCTGTGGGAGATCAACGGGGAACTGGTCTCCTCGAACCAGCCGTCGGGGCGGATCATCACCCTCCCCAACAGCGTCGTCCTCTCCTCGCACGTCAAGAACTTCACCCGCGAGGAGTTCCCCTTCGTCTGGAACGAACTGTCCGTGCAGGTGGCCTACGAGACGGACCTCGACTTCGCGACCGAGCGGATGCGGACGGTGGCCGACGACTACGTCGGCGACGAGATGGCCGCCCGCATCGAACGCTACCGCGAGCGGCTGTCGGAGACGCCGGTCGAACTTGAGGTCCAGGACCGCCCGACGGTCAACCTCGTCCAGCAGGAGTCCTGGGTGGAGCTACGCCTGCGCTATCTGGTCCACCCGCGGCGCGGCCAGCGGGTCCGGAACGAGCTCTACCGGCGGATCCTGACGGCGTTCAACGAGGAGCCCGAGCGCGTGAAGTTCCCGGTCGGGCGGAACCGGTAG
- the ptsH1 gene encoding phosphocarrier protein HPr encodes MERTVEVVPEAGLHARPASQFVRTANQYDAAVRVGRADEGDDGLVEGNSMLAVTGLNVEHGESVRLVAEGEDAAAALDALAAILTTPVEADDGEGDAEGDGP; translated from the coding sequence ATGGAGCGCACAGTCGAAGTGGTGCCCGAGGCGGGCCTGCACGCCCGGCCCGCGTCGCAGTTCGTCCGGACCGCGAACCAGTACGACGCGGCGGTCAGGGTCGGCCGAGCCGACGAGGGCGACGACGGGCTGGTCGAGGGCAACAGTATGCTCGCGGTCACGGGACTGAACGTCGAACACGGGGAGTCGGTCCGGCTCGTCGCGGAGGGCGAGGACGCCGCGGCCGCACTCGACGCGCTGGCGGCGATCCTGACGACGCCGGTCGAGGCAGACGACGGCGAGGGCGACGCGGAGGGCGACGGGCCGTGA
- the ptsP gene encoding phosphoenolpyruvate--protein phosphotransferase, whose product MRTLSGVGSTPLSGVGTARWYRPDALDLPERPAPETVDPARERERFADARETAREGIRRARDRTAERVGEDEAAVFEAHEQFLDDPQLVEAIEDAIDGGVPAEHAVDDAFGEAVAQFEGMEGRMAERADDLRDVRDRLLRALLDAGTGDLAALPPGTVLLAERLTPSDTAELDPGVVAGIATATGGRTAHAAIIARSLAIPAVVGVGDALADVAEGATVLVDGEAGEVVVDPDETRRAESEGLDAPVVEERVTTADGRPVEVAANVGRPAELDPAVARGADGVGLFRTEFLFLDRERPPDEDEQYEAVTAALSAFPGERVVVRTLDVGGDKQVPYLDLPAEPNPFLGRRGVRLSLDEHADLFETQLRALLRAAAHDGGDLCVMVPMVARVEEVEAVLDRVGSVAADLDDEDVEYAVPELGAMVETPAAVHVADALAERLDFLSIGTNDLTQYVMAADREHDGVADLHDPLHPPVLRAIDRTVSAAHERDAWVGMCGEMAGDPALTELLVGLGLDELSMSAVTVSAVKERVRAVDTDAAAALADEVLACETRAEVAALLS is encoded by the coding sequence GTGAGGACGCTGTCCGGCGTCGGCAGCACGCCGCTCTCCGGGGTCGGGACCGCGCGCTGGTACCGGCCCGACGCCCTCGACCTGCCCGAGCGGCCGGCCCCCGAGACGGTCGACCCGGCCCGGGAACGAGAGCGGTTCGCCGACGCCCGCGAGACGGCCCGCGAGGGCATCCGGCGGGCGCGCGACCGGACCGCCGAGCGGGTCGGCGAGGACGAGGCCGCCGTCTTCGAGGCCCACGAGCAGTTCCTCGACGACCCCCAGCTGGTCGAGGCGATCGAGGACGCCATCGACGGCGGCGTCCCGGCGGAGCACGCGGTCGACGACGCCTTCGGCGAGGCCGTCGCGCAGTTCGAGGGGATGGAGGGGCGGATGGCCGAGCGCGCCGACGACCTGCGGGACGTGCGGGACCGCCTCCTGCGGGCGTTGCTCGACGCCGGGACGGGCGACCTCGCCGCCCTGCCGCCGGGGACGGTCCTGCTGGCCGAGCGGCTCACGCCCAGCGACACGGCCGAGCTCGATCCCGGGGTCGTCGCCGGCATCGCCACGGCGACCGGCGGCCGGACCGCCCACGCCGCCATCATCGCGCGGTCGCTGGCCATCCCGGCGGTGGTCGGCGTCGGCGACGCGCTGGCCGACGTGGCCGAGGGCGCGACGGTCCTCGTGGACGGGGAGGCCGGCGAGGTGGTCGTCGATCCGGACGAGACCCGGCGAGCGGAGAGCGAGGGACTCGACGCGCCGGTGGTCGAAGAGCGCGTGACCACCGCCGACGGCCGGCCGGTGGAGGTGGCCGCCAACGTCGGCCGTCCCGCCGAACTCGACCCCGCAGTCGCCCGCGGCGCGGACGGCGTCGGCCTGTTCCGCACCGAGTTCCTCTTCCTCGACCGGGAGCGCCCGCCCGACGAGGACGAGCAGTACGAGGCCGTCACGGCGGCGCTGTCGGCGTTCCCCGGCGAGCGGGTCGTCGTCCGCACGCTGGACGTGGGCGGCGACAAGCAGGTCCCCTACCTGGACCTGCCGGCGGAGCCCAACCCGTTTCTCGGCCGGCGGGGCGTCCGGCTCTCGCTCGACGAGCACGCCGACCTGTTCGAGACGCAACTGCGTGCGCTCCTGCGGGCGGCCGCCCACGACGGCGGCGACCTCTGCGTGATGGTGCCGATGGTCGCCCGCGTCGAGGAGGTCGAGGCGGTGCTGGATCGGGTCGGGTCCGTCGCGGCGGACCTCGACGACGAGGACGTCGAGTACGCCGTCCCCGAACTGGGGGCGATGGTCGAGACGCCCGCCGCGGTCCACGTCGCAGACGCGCTCGCCGAGCGTCTGGACTTCCTCTCGATCGGGACCAACGACCTCACACAGTACGTGATGGCCGCCGACCGGGAACACGACGGCGTCGCCGACCTCCACGACCCGCTGCACCCGCCGGTCCTCCGGGCGATCGACCGGACCGTCTCCGCGGCCCACGAGCGCGACGCCTGGGTCGGGATGTGCGGCGAGATGGCCGGCGACCCGGCGCTGACCGAACTGCTGGTCGGGCTCGGCCTGGACGAACTGTCGATGAGCGCCGTCACCGTCTCGGCGGTCAAGGAGCGGGTCCGGGCGGTCGACACCGACGCCGCGGCGGCGCTGGCCGACGAGGTGCTGGCCTGCGAGACGCGGGCCGAGGTGGCGGCGCTGCTGTCCTGA
- a CDS encoding PAS domain-containing sensor histidine kinase, with the protein MVEGSDLTLPAVFDDLNVGVTLHSSETGTVLDVNHRLTELYGYSRDELVEMEVGDYSAPSTTFTQAEAEDRITAAAAGDPQSFEWQIQRSNGEVRWVQVHLNASVLAGTDCVLAEVHDITESRRRERRLRLLSRIIRHNLRNKSTALVGYAGNIEQAVEDNTLEQQAETLLELGRKVGSLSDSVSQLEEITALGGDERVRTDVGDLVGRVADTLREAAPSASVSVESPPAVWVLADTGLEYALDHALENAVEHNPADEPTVDITVEAREGIVEIRVVDDGPLIPENEVAVLDEEVEATSTYHGTGVGLWVMEWAVSSLGGELSFTENAAGGNTVTFTLPRAAPP; encoded by the coding sequence ATGGTCGAAGGGTCCGACCTGACGTTGCCGGCCGTCTTCGACGACCTGAACGTGGGCGTCACGCTCCACTCGTCCGAGACCGGCACGGTCCTCGACGTCAATCATCGACTGACGGAACTGTACGGCTACTCGCGGGACGAGCTCGTCGAGATGGAGGTCGGCGACTACTCCGCGCCCTCGACGACGTTCACACAGGCGGAAGCCGAGGACCGCATCACGGCAGCCGCGGCGGGCGACCCGCAGTCCTTCGAGTGGCAGATCCAGCGATCGAACGGCGAGGTTCGCTGGGTCCAGGTTCACCTCAACGCGAGCGTCCTCGCGGGCACCGACTGCGTCCTCGCGGAGGTCCACGACATCACCGAGTCCCGCCGGCGGGAGCGGCGGCTCCGCCTCCTCAGCCGCATCATCAGGCACAACCTCCGCAACAAGTCCACCGCGCTGGTGGGCTACGCGGGGAACATCGAGCAGGCCGTCGAGGACAACACGCTCGAACAGCAGGCGGAGACGCTGCTCGAACTCGGGCGGAAGGTCGGCTCGCTGAGCGACTCCGTCTCGCAGCTGGAGGAGATAACCGCCCTCGGGGGTGACGAGCGGGTCCGGACCGACGTCGGCGACCTGGTCGGCCGGGTTGCCGACACGCTCCGGGAGGCGGCCCCGTCGGCGTCCGTGAGCGTCGAATCGCCGCCGGCCGTCTGGGTACTGGCCGACACCGGTCTGGAGTACGCGCTCGACCACGCCCTCGAGAACGCCGTCGAACACAACCCCGCCGACGAACCGACCGTCGACATCACCGTCGAGGCTCGCGAGGGGATCGTGGAGATACGCGTCGTCGACGACGGGCCGCTCATCCCCGAGAACGAGGTCGCCGTTCTCGACGAGGAGGTCGAGGCCACCAGCACGTACCACGGCACCGGAGTCGGCCTCTGGGTGATGGAGTGGGCCGTGAGTTCGCTGGGCGGCGAACTCTCCTTCACCGAGAACGCGGCCGGCGGCAACACGGTCACGTTCACCCTGCCCAGAGCGGCCCCGCCGTGA
- the dhaM gene encoding dihydroxyacetone kinase phosphoryl donor subunit DhaM translates to MVGLVVVSHSRKAAEGIAEVAAEMGGDTRIEPAGGDGEGGIGTVPDDIAAALDRADAGDGVVVLVDLGSAVMNAEVAVEMTDANAVIADAPVLEGAVNAAVEATSPRATVDSVREQAEAAREVDKL, encoded by the coding sequence ATGGTCGGCCTGGTCGTCGTCTCACACAGTCGGAAGGCCGCCGAGGGGATCGCCGAGGTCGCCGCCGAGATGGGCGGGGACACCCGCATCGAACCGGCCGGCGGCGACGGCGAGGGGGGTATCGGCACGGTCCCGGACGACATCGCGGCCGCACTGGACCGGGCCGACGCGGGCGACGGCGTCGTCGTCCTGGTCGACCTGGGCAGCGCCGTGATGAACGCAGAGGTGGCCGTCGAGATGACCGACGCGAACGCCGTCATCGCCGACGCACCGGTACTGGAGGGCGCGGTCAACGCCGCCGTCGAGGCGACGAGCCCGAGGGCCACGGTCGACTCGGTCCGCGAGCAGGCCGAGGCCGCCCGCGAGGTCGACAAGCTCTGA
- the dhaL gene encoding dihydroxyacetone kinase subunit DhaL has translation MADEATQQAAARAAVERIADRIEREREHLTDLDSAIGDADHGGNMARGWRAAADAVDDLDDADVATIVKTVGKTLLSEVGGASGPLYGGSLVFASAELEDGLTAETAVAFAETYLEKVQDRGDASVGDKTMVDALVPAVHTFKKSVETDDLDPVAALAKAVAAAERGVAFTVPIRAAKGRASYLGWRSVGHQDPGATSTLYIAEELLATAREHADVSGELPADAESPTIPDEAAEGE, from the coding sequence ATGGCAGACGAAGCGACACAGCAGGCGGCGGCCCGTGCCGCCGTCGAGCGGATCGCCGACCGCATCGAGCGCGAGCGCGAACACCTGACGGACCTGGACTCGGCCATCGGCGACGCCGACCACGGCGGGAACATGGCCCGCGGCTGGCGGGCCGCGGCCGATGCGGTCGACGACCTCGACGACGCGGACGTGGCGACCATCGTCAAGACGGTCGGAAAGACGCTGCTGTCGGAGGTCGGCGGGGCCTCGGGCCCGCTGTACGGGGGATCGCTCGTCTTCGCCAGCGCGGAACTGGAGGACGGCCTCACGGCCGAGACGGCCGTCGCATTCGCCGAGACCTACCTCGAGAAGGTCCAGGACCGCGGGGACGCCAGCGTCGGCGACAAGACGATGGTCGACGCGCTGGTGCCCGCGGTCCACACGTTCAAGAAGTCCGTCGAGACCGACGACCTCGACCCGGTGGCGGCGCTGGCGAAGGCCGTCGCCGCCGCCGAGCGCGGCGTCGCGTTCACCGTCCCCATCCGGGCCGCGAAGGGGCGGGCCTCGTACCTCGGGTGGCGGTCGGTCGGCCACCAGGACCCCGGCGCGACGAGCACGCTCTACATCGCCGAGGAACTGCTCGCGACGGCGCGGGAACACGCCGACGTGAGCGGGGAGCTCCCGGCGGACGCCGAATCCCCGACCATCCCCGACGAAGCGGCGGAGGGCGAGTAG
- a CDS encoding bifunctional metallophosphatase/5'-nucleotidase — protein sequence MSPRLLHYSDVETALDDPQQCARLAGAIAARRGDDSVVVGTGDNTAPGALSLATEGRAALAFFDAVDPAVDVFGNHEFDFGPETARELAATAPQTWLCANARRDGERFAADATVPHTIVETAAHRIGVVGVAHPETDDLNPGAEGVDFADPVPAIRESATALRERGVDFVVVASHCGEGDARIARETEVDAVLGGHVHDVHVETVEGTFVVRPGRAARYVAEVRLGADGGVTVHEVAGAEPDADLAATLRDRRAAAGLDEVVATVDDPVELTEEAVTTAESRAGNFVADALRWKADADVGISPTGALRSGDPLAGEVTVADLVGLTPYDDDLAVVELSGERLLAVLAEVPVGALKDRYPDRFCNHVSGARVVFDDDATELRSATVGGEPVDPEATYRLAVADYLVETDYVLGVFGPGDVARRCGLARDAIVEYARETGVEPAIEGRIERPALD from the coding sequence GTGTCGCCCCGACTACTCCACTACTCCGACGTCGAGACGGCGCTGGACGACCCCCAGCAGTGTGCCCGCCTCGCCGGTGCCATCGCGGCCCGGCGCGGCGACGACAGCGTCGTCGTCGGGACCGGTGACAACACCGCCCCGGGCGCGCTCTCGCTGGCGACCGAGGGGCGGGCCGCGCTGGCGTTCTTCGACGCCGTCGATCCCGCCGTCGACGTCTTCGGCAACCACGAGTTCGACTTCGGCCCCGAGACGGCCCGCGAGCTGGCGGCGACCGCGCCACAGACCTGGCTCTGTGCGAACGCCCGCCGGGACGGCGAGCGGTTCGCGGCCGACGCGACGGTCCCACACACGATCGTCGAGACGGCCGCCCACCGCATCGGCGTCGTCGGCGTCGCACACCCGGAGACCGACGACCTCAACCCCGGTGCCGAGGGGGTGGACTTCGCCGACCCCGTGCCGGCGATCCGTGAGTCCGCGACCGCGCTCCGGGAGCGGGGCGTCGACTTCGTCGTCGTCGCGTCCCACTGCGGCGAGGGCGACGCCCGCATCGCCCGCGAGACCGAGGTCGACGCGGTGCTGGGCGGGCACGTCCACGACGTCCACGTCGAGACCGTCGAAGGGACCTTCGTCGTCCGGCCGGGGCGGGCCGCCCGCTACGTCGCCGAGGTCCGGCTGGGCGCGGACGGCGGCGTGACCGTCCACGAGGTGGCCGGTGCAGAGCCCGACGCGGACCTGGCCGCGACGCTGCGGGACCGGCGTGCTGCGGCCGGGCTGGACGAGGTGGTGGCGACCGTCGACGACCCCGTCGAGCTCACCGAGGAGGCGGTGACGACCGCCGAGAGCAGGGCCGGCAACTTCGTCGCCGACGCGCTCCGGTGGAAGGCAGACGCCGACGTGGGCATCAGCCCCACCGGGGCGTTGCGCTCCGGCGACCCGCTCGCGGGCGAGGTGACCGTCGCGGACCTCGTCGGGCTGACGCCCTACGACGACGACCTGGCCGTCGTCGAACTCTCGGGGGAGCGACTGCTCGCCGTGCTGGCCGAGGTGCCCGTCGGCGCGCTGAAAGACCGGTACCCGGACCGGTTCTGCAACCACGTCAGCGGCGCGCGCGTCGTCTTCGACGACGACGCGACCGAACTCCGTTCGGCGACCGTCGGCGGCGAGCCCGTCGATCCCGAGGCCACCTACCGGCTCGCCGTCGCCGACTACCTCGTCGAGACGGACTACGTGCTGGGCGTGTTCGGTCCGGGAGACGTGGCTCGCCGGTGCGGGCTGGCCCGGGACGCCATCGTCGAGTACGCCCGCGAGACCGGCGTCGAACCGGCCATCGAGGGGCGCATCGAACGCCCGGCGCTGGACTGA
- the dhaK gene encoding dihydroxyacetone kinase subunit DhaK has translation MKKLINDPDDVVDEMLDGMVAAHPDRLRRLDDTNVLVRGDAPVDGKVGIVSGGGSGHEPTHAGYIGDGMLDGAAAGEVFTSPTADELEELVAAADGGAGVLMVVKNYEGDVMNFETAGEMVEMEGTEVAEVVVDDDVAVEDSLYTSGRRGVCGTILVHKAAGAKAAEGADIDEVQRVAQKVVDNVGTMGMALTSCVTPEKGEPTFDLGEDEIELGIGIHGEPGVERTEMMSADEIAEELTTSVLDDLALDSGQEVVTIVNGMGGTPQMELFVVNRKLQELLADHDVETWDAWVGDYMTSLDMAGCSITVCAVDDELKELLAAPADTPALKR, from the coding sequence ATGAAGAAACTCATCAACGACCCCGACGACGTGGTCGACGAGATGCTGGACGGGATGGTCGCGGCCCACCCCGATCGGCTCCGGCGGCTGGACGACACCAACGTACTGGTCCGCGGCGACGCCCCGGTCGACGGGAAGGTCGGGATCGTCAGCGGCGGCGGCAGCGGCCACGAACCGACCCACGCGGGGTACATCGGCGACGGGATGCTCGACGGGGCCGCGGCCGGCGAGGTGTTCACCTCGCCGACGGCGGACGAACTGGAGGAACTGGTCGCGGCCGCCGACGGCGGCGCGGGCGTCCTGATGGTCGTGAAGAACTACGAGGGCGACGTGATGAACTTCGAGACCGCCGGCGAGATGGTCGAGATGGAGGGGACCGAGGTGGCCGAGGTCGTCGTCGACGACGACGTGGCCGTCGAGGACTCGCTGTACACCTCCGGTCGGCGGGGCGTCTGCGGGACCATCCTCGTCCACAAGGCCGCCGGCGCGAAGGCCGCCGAGGGGGCCGACATCGACGAGGTCCAGCGGGTCGCCCAGAAGGTGGTCGACAACGTCGGCACGATGGGGATGGCCCTGACCTCCTGTGTGACCCCCGAGAAGGGCGAACCCACCTTCGACCTCGGCGAGGACGAGATCGAACTCGGCATCGGCATCCACGGCGAGCCCGGCGTCGAGCGCACCGAGATGATGTCCGCCGACGAGATCGCCGAGGAACTGACTACCTCGGTGCTGGACGACCTCGCCCTCGATTCGGGCCAGGAGGTCGTCACCATCGTCAACGGGATGGGCGGGACCCCGCAGATGGAGCTGTTCGTCGTCAACCGCAAGCTCCAGGAACTACTCGCCGACCACGACGTCGAGACCTGGGACGCCTGGGTCGGCGACTATATGACCTCGCTGGACATGGCCGGCTGCTCGATCACCGTCTGTGCCGTCGACGACGAACTGAAGGAGCTGCTGGCCGCGCCCGCCGACACGCCGGCGCTGAAACGCTGA